One Brassica napus cultivar Da-Ae chromosome C2, Da-Ae, whole genome shotgun sequence DNA window includes the following coding sequences:
- the LOC106436095 gene encoding uncharacterized protein LOC106436095, protein MANEKFGPHLPTIIEARDIEILYELWGIDYAVEIEAPEDGETPETVRPGHYGAYTSHFQDRGFSFPLPHFLLEALAELGMAFAQMAPNFWRYFLSSWIRAREEGLRFGLEELKQRFSIRRNSGFPGTMILAPRAGRSIIDGIPNRDDRWREKFFVFKINPASVGDFEFERIPREWSSEIEPFGSGPMTPELWGLIATLRRGSPRWLAFTVDRNRAAYALPPGENHATPIGSVGGGRRRCYPTVLTSLPRSGRGPILRSRLRTQSPYLLVRPVSIAVPVCGAQRAPNTSTGSVGDRALDDEIDSPTHQRRRRSLEEINSVSSNSPSSEPPLPLRASGEGTSQVDPSACLPDVQETSSWIFSYDDEVPILENPEGVASIWRKIREKGCELPSLDNMRERDIYVRMAIVNAKVMELRGELETVRATEKQREVEVEGLKGKLVAAEAEKVALQTDLDLMKEKHRRDIEGCKATALKERSLARRSLAQEYDAVLAVVKDKL, encoded by the exons ATGGCGAACGAAAAATTCGGTCCTCATCTCCCAACGATCATCGAGGCGAGAGATATCGAGATCCTTTACGAGCTCTGGGGAATCGACTATGCCGTTGAGATCGAAGCACCTGAAGATGGCGAAACTCCGGAGACTGTGAGGCCGGGGCATTATGGGGCCTACACGTCGCATTTCCAAGACAGAGGTTTCTCATTTCCTCTTCCTCACTTCCTTCTCGAGGCGCTTGCGGAGCTTGGGATGGCTTTTGCCCAGATGGCGCCTAATTTTTGGCGCTATTTCTTGTCTTCGTGGATCCGAGCTAGGGAAGAGGGTCTCAGGTTCGGTCTCGAGGAGTTGAAACAGCGGTTTTCTATTAGGAGGAACAGTGGCTTCCCCGGAACAATGATTCTTGCTCCTCGGGCTGGCCGTTCTATTATAGACGGTATTCCTAACAGGGATGACCGGTGGAGGgagaaattttttgtttttaagattaATCCGGCGTCGGTGGGGGATTTTGAATTCGAGAGGATCCCTAGGGAGTGGTCCAGCGAGATTG AACCCTTCGGTTCTGGGCCAATGACTCCCGAGCTTTGGGGGTTAATCGCCACTTTGCGGCGGGGTAGCCCTCGATGGCTCGCATTCACCGTAGATCGAAATCGAGCTGCTTACGCTCTTCCGCCGGGTGAAAATCATGCTACTCCCATTGGCTCGGTG GGGGGAGGGAGAAGGAGGTGCTACCCGACCGTCCTAACGAGTCTTCCGAGGTCGGGTCGTGGACCGATCCTTAGGTCGAGGTTGCGGACTCAATCTCCTTATCTTTTGGTTAGGCCGGTTTCGATCGCCGTTCCCGTTTGTGGGGCTCAAAGGGCGCCGAACACTTCAACTGGTTCTGTCGGTGATCGAGCTCTCGATGATGAGATCGATTCGCCGACTCACCAACGCCGACGTCGATCCCTAGAAGAGATTAATTCGGTGAGTTCTAATTCCCCGAGCTCGGAGCCTCCTCTGCCGTTACGAGCTTCTGGCGAAGGTACTTCGCAGGTCGACCCGAGCGCTTGTCTTCCTGACGTGCAGGAGACCTCTTCGTGGATATTTTCGTATGACGACGAGGTACCAATCCTTGAGAATCCTGAAGGTGTTGCTTCTATTTGGCGCAAGATCAGAGAGAAGGGATGCGAGCTTCCTTCCCTAGATAATATGCGTGAGCGTGACATTTACGTGCGAATGGCGATCGTGAATGCCAAG GTTATGGAG CTCCGGGGTGAGTTGGAGACCGTTCGAGCAACAGAGAAGCAGCGCGAAGTCGAGGTCGAGGGATTGAAGGGGAAATTGGTTGCTGCCGAGGCGGAGAAGGTTGCTCTCCAGACTGACCTTGACTTGATGAAGGAGAAGCATAGGCGGGACATTGAAGGTTGCAAGGCGACAGCTCTCAAGGAACGCAGTCTTGCTCGTCGGTCTCTTGCCCAAGAGTACGACGCGGTTCTTGCCGTGGTGAAGGATaagctctag